The following proteins are co-located in the Flavobacterium sp. CECT 9288 genome:
- a CDS encoding prolyl oligopeptidase family serine peptidase — MNKNIILFLCMLFSVTINSQTLKLEEIMKGNAFIGSQPENERWSIDGQKVYFDWNPHNELGNSTYFWKKGMSKPELATASEVVFSRLDLRKSSNPDVYFYLDKGRLYSYSLKNKVSKKLFQHSSPISNLQVSATAGLLFFRQNDNIFQYNINEGSLIQLTNFRKGKADEVASQKETFLKTQQEELFQFVRDQEALKKWNGEKAKLSMSDFPKPYFYGKNTFGGLKMDPKGNYATFRLLEEVEGKREKMEAFITASGYNDIVDTKEKVSVNNLIPSKFGVYNVAKDSVYFINFSTLTHIQDVPKYFELYEKNKNVEKKNKLIIVQEPIYNDDGSYAVSEIRSQDNKDRWIVRLNLEKNTFEEINYQHDEAWIGGPGIPSSSFGRGTLGFLADNETVYFQSEETGYSHLYTYNLKSKLKTQLTQGNWEVRSVVLAKDRKAFYLTTTTTHPGNRSFYKLDISTKKMQPILTNDGAHEVSISPDESSLLVRYSYKNKPWELYVASNKTNTSLDQITASLTESFKAYSWREPEVITFKAQDGTTVHARLYKPQQANANKAAILFVHGAGYLQNAHNYWSSYHREYMFHNMLVDQGYTVLDIDYRGSDGYGRDFRTGIYRFMGGKDLSDHLDGKKYLVENHGIDASKVGIYGGSYGGFITLMGMLTAPKEFASGAALRSVTDWAHYNHGYTGNILNFPETDPDAYKKSSPIYFADNLQGDLLMLHGMVDDNVEYKDIVRLSQRFIELGKKKWSLASFPVEAHGFKETYSWVDEYSRILDLFNQTLLKK; from the coding sequence TCTTTGCATGCTATTTTCGGTTACAATTAACAGCCAAACCTTAAAGCTAGAGGAAATCATGAAAGGAAATGCTTTCATAGGTTCGCAACCAGAAAACGAAAGATGGTCAATAGATGGACAAAAAGTATATTTTGACTGGAACCCACATAATGAACTAGGAAATAGTACGTATTTCTGGAAAAAAGGCATGTCTAAACCAGAACTTGCAACTGCTAGTGAAGTTGTTTTTTCAAGATTAGATTTAAGAAAATCATCTAATCCAGATGTGTATTTTTATCTTGATAAAGGCCGTTTGTATTCGTACTCATTGAAAAATAAAGTTTCTAAAAAGTTGTTTCAGCACAGCAGTCCCATTTCAAATTTGCAAGTAAGTGCAACAGCGGGTTTGTTGTTTTTTAGACAGAATGACAATATTTTTCAATACAACATTAACGAAGGTTCTTTGATTCAGCTTACAAATTTCCGAAAGGGAAAAGCGGATGAGGTTGCTTCTCAAAAAGAAACTTTTTTAAAGACCCAGCAAGAAGAGTTGTTCCAATTTGTAAGAGATCAAGAAGCATTAAAAAAATGGAATGGTGAAAAAGCTAAACTTTCTATGTCAGATTTCCCAAAACCTTATTTTTATGGAAAAAATACTTTTGGAGGGTTAAAAATGGATCCTAAAGGCAATTATGCCACTTTTAGATTACTAGAAGAAGTAGAGGGGAAAAGAGAAAAAATGGAGGCTTTTATTACTGCAAGTGGCTACAATGATATTGTTGACACTAAAGAAAAAGTTTCTGTAAATAATTTGATTCCTTCAAAGTTTGGTGTTTATAATGTTGCTAAAGACTCTGTTTATTTTATCAATTTTTCTACTTTGACCCACATTCAAGATGTACCAAAATATTTTGAATTGTATGAGAAAAATAAAAATGTGGAGAAAAAGAACAAATTAATTATTGTTCAAGAGCCAATATATAATGATGATGGTAGCTATGCCGTTTCAGAGATAAGAAGTCAAGATAACAAAGACCGTTGGATAGTACGTTTGAATCTTGAAAAAAATACTTTTGAAGAAATAAATTATCAGCATGACGAAGCATGGATTGGAGGTCCTGGAATTCCGTCAAGCTCTTTCGGGAGAGGAACTCTTGGTTTTTTAGCTGATAATGAGACTGTTTATTTTCAATCTGAAGAGACCGGTTATTCTCATTTGTACACCTACAATTTAAAATCAAAACTTAAAACTCAATTGACGCAAGGTAATTGGGAAGTACGATCAGTAGTTTTGGCTAAAGATAGAAAAGCATTTTACCTAACAACTACAACCACACATCCAGGAAATAGAAGTTTTTACAAGCTTGATATTTCGACAAAAAAAATGCAACCTATTTTAACTAATGATGGTGCTCATGAAGTAAGTATATCTCCGGATGAAAGTTCGTTGTTAGTTCGCTATTCTTATAAAAACAAACCTTGGGAATTATATGTTGCAAGTAACAAGACCAATACCTCTTTGGATCAAATTACAGCATCGTTAACAGAAAGTTTTAAAGCCTATTCTTGGCGTGAACCCGAAGTTATTACGTTTAAAGCTCAAGATGGTACAACCGTACATGCTAGATTGTACAAGCCTCAACAAGCAAATGCTAATAAAGCGGCTATTTTATTTGTACATGGAGCAGGTTATTTACAGAATGCGCACAATTATTGGAGTAGCTACCATAGAGAGTATATGTTTCACAACATGTTAGTAGATCAAGGATATACGGTTCTTGACATTGATTACAGAGGTAGTGATGGATACGGACGCGATTTTAGAACTGGAATATACCGTTTTATGGGAGGTAAAGATTTATCAGATCACTTGGATGGAAAAAAGTACTTAGTTGAAAATCATGGTATAGATGCTTCAAAAGTGGGTATTTATGGAGGTTCTTATGGTGGTTTTATTACCTTAATGGGAATGTTAACAGCGCCAAAAGAGTTTGCATCAGGTGCAGCACTTAGATCGGTTACAGATTGGGCACACTACAATCATGGCTACACAGGTAATATTTTAAATTTTCCTGAAACAGATCCAGATGCGTACAAAAAAAGTTCTCCAATTTATTTTGCGGATAATCTTCAAGGAGATTTATTGATGTTGCACGGAATGGTTGATGATAACGTAGAGTATAAGGATATTGTTCGTTTGTCTCAGCGTTTTATTGAATTGGGTAAGAAAAAATGGAGTTTAGCTAGTTTTCCAGTTGAAGCACACGGATTCAAAGAAACGTATTCATGGGTTGATGAGTACAGCAGGATATTAGATTTATTCAATCAAACCTTACTCAAAAAATAG
- a CDS encoding phosphoribosylaminoimidazolesuccinocarboxamide synthase: MSHTITTTNFNFPNQKAVYRGKVREVYTINDELLVMVATDRLSAFDVVLPKGIPYKGQILNQIATRFMELTSDIVPNWLLDTPDPNVAVGKLCEPFKVEMVIRGYLSGHAAREYALGKREICGVSMPNDLKENDKFPEPIITPTTKADNGEHDADISREEILSKGIVSLEDYLVLEKYTRDLYQRGTEIAAGRGLILVDTKYEFGKTKEGKIVLIDEIHTPDSSRYFYADGYQDRQNNGAEQKQLSKEFVRRWLIENGFQGLEGQQIPEMTDEYIESVSERYIELYENILGEKFIKADITNIDARIEANVVDYLSRK; encoded by the coding sequence ATGAGCCACACAATTACAACTACAAATTTCAATTTCCCCAATCAAAAAGCAGTTTACCGCGGTAAAGTAAGAGAAGTATACACTATAAATGATGAACTATTGGTTATGGTTGCTACAGATAGGCTTTCTGCATTTGATGTGGTTTTACCAAAAGGAATTCCGTACAAAGGTCAAATTTTAAATCAAATTGCTACCCGATTTATGGAACTGACCTCGGATATAGTGCCAAATTGGTTGCTTGACACACCAGATCCAAATGTAGCTGTTGGGAAATTGTGTGAGCCATTTAAGGTAGAAATGGTTATTAGAGGTTATTTGTCTGGACATGCGGCACGCGAATATGCTCTTGGTAAAAGAGAAATTTGTGGCGTTTCAATGCCTAATGATTTAAAAGAAAACGATAAATTTCCTGAACCAATAATTACACCTACAACTAAAGCAGATAACGGAGAGCACGATGCCGATATTTCAAGAGAAGAAATTTTAAGTAAAGGTATTGTATCTCTTGAGGACTACCTTGTCTTAGAAAAGTATACCAGAGATTTATATCAAAGAGGCACAGAGATTGCAGCGGGTAGAGGTCTTATTTTGGTGGATACTAAATATGAATTTGGTAAAACCAAAGAAGGTAAAATTGTTTTGATTGATGAAATTCATACTCCCGATTCTTCACGTTATTTTTATGCAGATGGATATCAAGACCGTCAAAATAATGGTGCCGAACAAAAACAATTGTCAAAAGAGTTTGTAAGAAGATGGTTGATAGAAAATGGCTTTCAAGGACTTGAAGGACAACAAATACCTGAAATGACAGATGAGTATATAGAATCTGTATCTGAAAGGTATATCGAATTATACGAAAATATATTAGGTGAAAAGTTTATAAAAGCAGATATCACTAACATTGATGCAAGAATTGAAGCTAATGTAGTAGACTATTTGTCTCGTAAATAA
- a CDS encoding DEAD/DEAH box helicase, producing the protein MSFNSLGLSDSLLKAISKKGYTTPSPIQQKAIPPILKGQDVLASAQTGTGKTAGFTLPILQLLSQSQPVRNRPIRSLILTPTRELAAQILANIKEYSEFLDLKSTVIFGGVNQNPQVTQLRQGIDILVATPGRLIDLHNQGLISLAKVEILVLDEADRMLDMGFLRDIERVLKVLPQKRQNLLFSATFSKDIKKLAMGILQNPIQVEATPENTTVDAITQLIYPVAKEKKTELIIKLITEGNWKQILVFTRTKQGANKLTEFMNDAGIKAAAIHGNKGQGARTKALEGFKNGSLTALVATDIAARGLDIPLLPHVVNFELPNIPEDYVHRIGRTGRAGANGKAISLFSPDETVFLRDIEKLVGLTIPKENIKGFEPDPNASKEPIKQGQGRTQRFSAPKQPKVDAAKKTNNFGNRRTTSSTNERRVNR; encoded by the coding sequence ATGTCATTCAATTCATTAGGTTTATCTGATTCTTTACTCAAAGCAATCAGCAAAAAAGGGTACACTACCCCATCTCCAATTCAACAAAAAGCAATACCTCCCATACTTAAAGGCCAAGATGTTTTAGCATCTGCTCAAACTGGAACAGGAAAAACAGCAGGTTTTACGCTCCCAATATTGCAATTGTTATCTCAAAGTCAGCCAGTTCGCAATCGTCCAATTCGATCTTTAATCCTTACACCTACAAGAGAATTAGCAGCTCAGATATTAGCAAATATCAAAGAATACAGCGAATTTTTAGATTTAAAAAGTACGGTTATTTTTGGTGGAGTAAATCAAAATCCTCAAGTAACACAATTACGTCAAGGCATTGATATTCTGGTAGCAACGCCAGGAAGACTTATAGACTTACACAATCAAGGTTTGATTTCACTTGCAAAAGTGGAAATTTTAGTACTTGATGAAGCCGATAGAATGCTGGATATGGGATTTTTACGTGATATTGAAAGAGTACTGAAAGTTTTACCTCAAAAAAGACAAAACTTACTTTTCTCTGCAACTTTTTCAAAAGATATCAAGAAACTAGCAATGGGAATTCTTCAAAATCCTATTCAGGTTGAAGCAACTCCTGAGAACACTACTGTTGACGCCATAACCCAACTAATTTATCCTGTTGCCAAAGAGAAAAAAACCGAATTAATCATAAAACTGATTACCGAAGGGAACTGGAAACAAATTTTAGTGTTTACAAGAACCAAACAAGGCGCTAATAAACTAACTGAGTTTATGAACGATGCTGGTATTAAAGCTGCCGCAATTCACGGTAATAAAGGTCAAGGCGCTAGAACAAAAGCTTTGGAAGGTTTTAAAAATGGAAGTCTAACAGCTCTAGTAGCAACAGATATTGCAGCTCGTGGATTAGATATTCCATTATTACCGCATGTTGTAAATTTTGAATTACCTAACATACCAGAAGATTACGTTCATAGAATAGGTAGAACAGGTCGTGCTGGTGCAAATGGAAAAGCAATTTCATTGTTTAGTCCTGATGAGACTGTTTTTTTAAGAGATATCGAGAAATTAGTTGGGTTAACAATCCCAAAAGAAAACATAAAAGGTTTTGAGCCAGATCCAAACGCATCAAAAGAGCCTATAAAACAAGGGCAAGGTAGAACACAACGCTTTTCTGCACCCAAACAACCTAAAGTAGATGCAGCCAAAAAAACAAATAATTTTGGAAATAGACGTACTACTAGCTCAACCAACGAAAGACGAGTAAATAGGTAA
- a CDS encoding neutral zinc metallopeptidase, protein MKWSGRRSSENFEDRRGMSSGGKTIVGGGIIGIVILLLNTFGGENAQMITPILEQMNQGQSAPTEQRALTAEEIEEGKFVEAVLVDSEDVWDKIFKENNMQYKRPKLILFSQGVDTECGSATSASGPFYCPADQKVYMDLTFFNELKTKFGAQGGDFATAYVIAHEIGHHVQTLLGTSSKMRQMQQGKSQAEANKLSVALELQADFYAGVWTHYNQKMKNILEEGDLEEALSAAHAVGDDAIQAKMQGHIVPESFTHGTSAQRKAWFMKGYKTGDIKQGNTFAEIN, encoded by the coding sequence ATGAAATGGAGTGGCAGACGTTCAAGTGAAAATTTTGAAGACAGAAGAGGAATGTCTTCTGGTGGAAAAACTATAGTAGGCGGGGGAATAATAGGTATTGTTATCCTTTTACTAAATACTTTTGGTGGAGAAAATGCTCAAATGATAACACCTATTCTTGAGCAAATGAATCAAGGACAAAGTGCACCCACAGAACAGAGAGCCTTAACTGCTGAAGAAATTGAAGAAGGAAAATTTGTTGAAGCCGTATTAGTTGATTCAGAGGATGTGTGGGATAAAATTTTTAAGGAAAATAATATGCAGTACAAAAGACCTAAATTAATTTTATTCTCACAAGGTGTAGATACAGAATGTGGTAGCGCAACCTCGGCCTCTGGTCCATTTTATTGTCCTGCAGATCAAAAAGTGTACATGGATTTAACATTCTTTAATGAGTTGAAAACTAAATTTGGGGCCCAAGGTGGTGATTTTGCAACAGCCTATGTAATTGCACACGAGATAGGACATCATGTTCAAACCTTACTAGGAACTTCGTCCAAAATGAGACAAATGCAACAAGGAAAAAGTCAGGCTGAAGCCAATAAACTATCTGTAGCTCTAGAATTACAAGCTGATTTTTATGCTGGCGTTTGGACACACTACAATCAAAAAATGAAAAATATCCTTGAAGAAGGTGATCTTGAAGAAGCATTAAGTGCCGCTCACGCTGTAGGTGATGATGCTATACAGGCAAAAATGCAAGGCCATATTGTTCCGGAATCCTTTACTCATGGTACCTCGGCCCAAAGAAAAGCTTGGTTTATGAAAGGATATAAAACTGGCGATATCAAACAAGGGAATACTTTTGCTGAAATCAATTAA
- a CDS encoding PAS domain S-box protein, translating into MNHYCGYLPSIPLSYLSTSWFTTTISSKLIMVFDKLAIDNNLFRVINPFIFLLFFLLIFKFSKIRTLLYPGYIKTYPLKDAKNEEYQLYFLFLGLAIPVLEIVFEIFKVRTKSLLIPNLILGSLLFLIYFLSLKSKYVYKYIQKIFRVAFLISFIFISRNLIVFPDDKIPFVAYIITFFFSYSIIKSQKWYWLFISLNFIYITTLLLFEIIPFDSAVLLFNYCIIVVIINYIRRLSITNLKSKLSFHNQIINKGNSLVLATNVKGEVVFCSENIVSILGYTVEEVLGYGYWERTDDHDLYSEQEIKDFIDDKIFIRKLKCKNGEYKYIQWNDKKFSNNLIIGIGQDVTKEVQIQEQYKNAIEGAIDLIYEVDYKGFLTFVNDFTIKTLGFDSQELIGQHFSKFIHTDYLNEIVQFYSKLDKFENHFPTIEFPLFKKNHKKIWISQKVTVRKNKDGKIVAFSAIARDITILKNIKKDTKIRHKKVNEYNRTITQLSTTNFSNYINLETRLMKVLETASIVSKCDRVSYWKYEKDRITCQNLYNLENKTFEKGTVLEKKDYPIYIDSIQSKKQICASNVFKKHELSEFIDDYFIPLNIKSVLDIPFFIDGELMGIVSFENIKSKRKWDNEDVNFARSIADIISLTLISQSRFETEKKLEYKSELLSAMTLCTEKFLKSNNIDAIFSDVLVIMGKATKSHRTYFYENNDLTKTISQKYRWIIENDTLNEVNQKLQHLPHEYFEELLTPLLSNTIYTAVVPQIENTSLREKLENINVFSIILFPIFVRDKFHGFIGFDDTENERYWSEDEINILQTLAQNISLSLERITNENAIYESEEKFRLLANNIPGTVYLSNYDAKSTKIYINDEIENLTGYDKSDFLSNKVLFIDLIHPDDKIKTIEAQKKAIDSKKPIHLTYRIIHKKNNIVWVEEFGDTIYKNGEIAFIEGIFIDITERKQAETIVKEKELAEAANKAKSDFLANMSHEIRTPLNGIIGFTDLLMSTNLGETQGKYMTTISQSAHSLLNIINDILDFSKIEAGKLELYFEICNLKDMLLQVVDLIHYEANQKKLHLDLIVDKDIPLHYLIDSVRLKQVLINLLANAVKFTDTGSIKLIVSAVKPINNGYATIRFAVVDTGIGILEENKKKIFKAFSQEDGSTTRKFGGTGLGLTISNQLLGLMNSQLKLESAINVGSTFYFDLKLKVTDTVIKEKVVEKNKLNIHNNLKLANDLNTKVIHILIAEDNKVNMLLLKTILKNEPYPTQIHEASNGLEAVKKFENTPIDIIFMDIQMPVMNGYEAAQCIRNLQNGKTIPIIAITAGAEKEEKEKCIASGMNDYISKPIIKGIIGDTISKWIIQNKK; encoded by the coding sequence TTGAATCATTACTGCGGATACTTACCCTCAATCCCATTAAGCTACCTTTCAACAAGTTGGTTCACAACAACTATTTCAAGTAAATTGATTATGGTTTTTGATAAATTAGCAATAGATAATAATTTATTTAGGGTAATAAATCCATTTATTTTTTTATTGTTTTTTTTGCTAATTTTTAAATTCTCAAAAATTAGAACTTTACTGTATCCGGGATATATTAAAACATACCCACTTAAAGATGCTAAGAATGAAGAATATCAACTGTATTTTTTATTTTTGGGTTTAGCAATACCCGTTTTAGAAATTGTATTCGAAATATTTAAAGTACGAACAAAAAGTCTTTTAATACCAAACTTAATATTAGGAAGCCTTTTATTTTTGATTTATTTCCTAAGTCTTAAATCAAAATATGTTTATAAGTACATCCAAAAGATATTTAGAGTAGCTTTCCTTATTTCATTCATATTCATTTCACGAAATTTAATTGTATTTCCAGATGATAAAATTCCATTTGTTGCTTACATAATTACATTCTTTTTTTCCTATTCTATTATAAAATCTCAAAAGTGGTATTGGCTTTTTATTAGTTTAAATTTCATCTATATAACTACTCTTTTATTATTTGAGATTATTCCTTTTGACTCTGCTGTTTTACTCTTTAATTATTGCATTATAGTTGTTATTATTAATTATATACGGCGTCTTTCAATTACCAACTTAAAAAGCAAACTATCATTTCATAATCAAATTATAAATAAGGGAAACTCTCTAGTTTTAGCAACAAATGTAAAGGGAGAGGTTGTTTTTTGTAGCGAGAATATAGTTTCTATTTTAGGATATACTGTAGAGGAAGTATTGGGTTATGGCTATTGGGAACGCACTGATGACCATGATTTATACAGTGAGCAAGAAATTAAGGACTTTATAGATGATAAAATTTTTATAAGAAAATTAAAGTGTAAGAACGGAGAGTATAAATACATTCAATGGAATGATAAAAAATTCTCAAATAATTTAATTATAGGAATTGGTCAGGATGTTACAAAAGAAGTCCAGATTCAAGAGCAATACAAAAATGCAATTGAAGGAGCCATTGATTTAATCTATGAAGTAGATTATAAAGGTTTTTTAACTTTTGTTAATGATTTCACAATCAAAACTCTAGGCTTTGATTCTCAAGAACTCATTGGACAACATTTTTCCAAATTCATTCATACGGACTATTTAAATGAAATAGTTCAATTTTACTCCAAATTAGATAAATTTGAAAATCATTTCCCTACAATTGAATTTCCTTTATTCAAAAAAAATCATAAAAAAATATGGATCTCCCAAAAAGTAACAGTTCGAAAAAATAAAGATGGAAAAATAGTAGCTTTCTCTGCAATTGCACGAGACATTACGATACTAAAAAATATAAAAAAAGACACTAAAATAAGACATAAGAAAGTAAACGAATACAATAGAACGATTACTCAATTGTCTACGACTAATTTTAGCAACTATATCAATTTAGAAACTCGATTAATGAAAGTATTAGAAACTGCATCTATAGTTTCTAAATGTGATCGTGTGAGCTATTGGAAATATGAAAAAGACCGAATTACGTGTCAAAATTTATACAATTTAGAAAACAAAACTTTTGAAAAAGGTACTGTTCTAGAAAAAAAAGATTATCCCATTTACATAGATTCCATTCAAAGTAAGAAACAAATTTGTGCATCTAATGTTTTTAAAAAACATGAGTTATCAGAGTTTATAGATGACTATTTTATTCCATTAAACATAAAATCTGTTCTTGATATTCCTTTTTTTATTGATGGCGAATTAATGGGAATAGTATCTTTTGAAAATATAAAAAGCAAAAGAAAATGGGATAACGAAGATGTCAATTTTGCAAGATCAATTGCAGATATTATATCATTAACATTAATATCTCAAAGTAGATTTGAAACAGAAAAAAAATTAGAGTACAAAAGTGAATTGCTATCTGCAATGACACTTTGTACTGAAAAGTTTTTAAAAAGCAATAATATTGATGCTATTTTCTCTGATGTTTTAGTGATTATGGGTAAAGCTACAAAATCACATAGAACCTATTTTTATGAAAATAATGATCTAACAAAAACGATTAGTCAAAAATACAGATGGATTATAGAAAATGATACTTTAAATGAAGTCAATCAAAAACTACAGCACCTGCCTCATGAATATTTTGAAGAACTACTAACTCCCTTGTTATCCAATACTATTTATACAGCCGTAGTTCCCCAAATTGAAAACACATCTCTCCGAGAGAAATTAGAAAATATTAACGTTTTTTCAATCATTCTTTTTCCAATTTTTGTACGAGATAAATTTCACGGTTTCATTGGTTTTGATGACACCGAGAATGAAAGATATTGGTCTGAAGATGAAATAAATATTTTGCAAACATTAGCCCAAAACATTAGTTTATCATTGGAAAGAATTACAAATGAAAATGCTATTTATGAAAGTGAAGAAAAATTTAGATTGCTTGCCAATAATATACCAGGAACTGTTTACCTCTCTAATTATGATGCAAAAAGTACAAAAATTTATATAAATGATGAAATAGAGAATCTTACAGGTTATGACAAATCAGATTTCTTAAGCAATAAAGTTTTATTTATAGATTTGATTCATCCGGATGATAAAATTAAAACTATTGAAGCCCAAAAAAAAGCGATAGACTCAAAAAAACCAATTCATCTTACCTACAGAATTATTCATAAAAAAAACAATATTGTATGGGTTGAAGAGTTTGGCGATACTATTTATAAAAACGGAGAAATAGCATTTATTGAAGGTATATTTATTGATATCACCGAAAGAAAACAAGCCGAAACAATTGTTAAAGAAAAAGAACTTGCCGAAGCAGCAAATAAAGCAAAATCTGATTTTTTGGCCAATATGAGCCACGAGATAAGAACTCCCTTAAACGGTATTATTGGTTTTACTGATTTGTTAATGAGTACAAATTTGGGTGAAACTCAGGGAAAATACATGACCACAATAAGTCAATCAGCACATTCATTACTAAATATTATCAATGATATTCTTGATTTTTCTAAAATTGAAGCTGGAAAACTCGAGTTGTATTTTGAAATTTGCAATTTAAAAGATATGCTTTTGCAAGTTGTTGATTTGATACACTATGAAGCAAACCAAAAAAAACTGCATCTAGATTTAATTGTAGACAAAGACATTCCTTTACATTATTTGATAGACAGTGTTCGATTAAAGCAGGTACTTATCAACTTACTTGCCAATGCAGTAAAATTTACTGATACTGGATCAATAAAATTAATTGTTTCTGCAGTAAAACCCATAAATAACGGATACGCTACAATTCGTTTTGCAGTAGTTGATACTGGTATTGGGATATTAGAAGAAAATAAAAAGAAAATCTTTAAGGCTTTTTCACAAGAAGATGGATCCACTACTAGAAAATTTGGAGGTACAGGACTAGGATTAACTATATCCAATCAATTATTAGGTCTTATGAACAGTCAATTAAAGCTAGAAAGTGCCATCAATGTGGGAAGTACTTTTTATTTTGACCTAAAGTTAAAAGTTACTGATACCGTAATTAAAGAGAAAGTTGTAGAAAAAAACAAACTTAATATTCATAACAATCTCAAATTAGCAAACGATTTAAATACCAAGGTAATACACATTTTGATAGCAGAAGATAACAAAGTGAATATGCTACTCTTAAAAACCATTTTAAAAAATGAACCCTATCCAACTCAAATCCATGAAGCAAGCAACGGTTTAGAGGCTGTTAAAAAATTTGAAAACACTCCAATTGATATTATTTTTATGGATATTCAAATGCCTGTCATGAATGGGTACGAAGCCGCTCAATGCATTAGAAACTTGCAAAATGGAAAAACAATTCCTATAATAGCCATTACTGCTGGCGCTGAAAAAGAAGAAAAAGAAAAATGTATTGCTTCTGGAATGAATGATTACATATCAAAACCAATTATAAAAGGAATAATAGGCGACACTATTTCAAAGTGGATCATACAAAATAAAAAGTAA
- a CDS encoding aldehyde dehydrogenase, whose translation MVNQSDISTRKESLKKLLQAIINNEEAIIKALYDDFKKPAFEAVLTETNYVISDLKETIKNINSWAKPKKVRSSILNFPSSDYIYSEPYGHVLILAPWNYPFQLALCPLVAAVAAGNKVTLKPSELTPNTSHIISKIISETFAVKDVVVITGDATVATQLLSKRWDYIFFTGSVAVGKIVAQAAAVHLTPVTLELGGKSPSIVDETADLELSARRIVWGKIINAGQTCVAPDYILVHQKVKKEFTTYLIQEIEKALGTNPEQSPDFARIVNLKNWQRLNDLLSNETIIYGGQTNKDTLYISPTLLDEPKSTSPVMNEEIFGPILPILSFQNKTDVEKVIKSFEKPLALYIFSTNKSFTDEILQKYSFGGGCVNDTVVHLVNNRLPFGGVGNSGMGAYHGKLSFDIFSHKKAIVKRGTWLDLPIRYAPYNEKLKTIRKILKLI comes from the coding sequence ATTGTGAATCAATCCGACATAAGTACTCGTAAAGAATCTTTAAAAAAATTATTGCAAGCCATCATAAACAATGAAGAGGCAATAATAAAAGCTTTGTATGATGATTTTAAAAAGCCAGCTTTTGAGGCCGTTTTAACTGAAACTAATTATGTTATCAGCGACTTAAAAGAAACTATTAAAAATATAAATTCTTGGGCAAAGCCAAAAAAAGTTAGATCATCCATACTTAATTTTCCTTCATCAGATTATATATATAGTGAACCTTATGGACATGTTTTGATTTTGGCTCCTTGGAATTATCCTTTTCAACTCGCCTTATGTCCTCTTGTAGCAGCTGTAGCCGCAGGAAATAAAGTAACACTAAAACCCTCTGAGCTTACTCCTAATACATCACACATCATTTCAAAAATTATTAGCGAAACTTTTGCCGTAAAAGATGTCGTTGTCATAACTGGTGATGCTACAGTGGCAACACAATTATTGAGCAAACGTTGGGATTATATTTTTTTCACAGGAAGTGTAGCTGTAGGGAAAATTGTTGCTCAAGCCGCTGCTGTTCATCTTACGCCGGTTACCTTAGAACTAGGAGGAAAAAGCCCTTCTATTGTAGATGAAACGGCTGATTTAGAGCTTAGCGCGCGCCGAATTGTATGGGGAAAAATCATCAATGCTGGACAAACCTGTGTAGCACCTGATTATATTTTGGTTCACCAAAAAGTAAAAAAAGAATTCACAACTTATTTGATTCAAGAAATTGAAAAAGCACTAGGCACAAATCCTGAGCAATCACCAGACTTTGCTCGAATTGTAAATTTAAAAAACTGGCAGCGATTAAATGATTTATTAAGTAATGAAACCATTATATACGGAGGACAGACAAATAAAGACACCCTATACATTTCCCCTACTTTACTAGACGAACCTAAAAGTACAAGTCCAGTAATGAATGAAGAAATTTTTGGTCCAATATTACCTATCTTATCTTTCCAAAACAAAACTGATGTAGAAAAGGTAATTAAAAGTTTTGAAAAACCTCTAGCGCTCTACATTTTTAGTACTAATAAATCATTCACTGATGAAATACTTCAAAAATATTCATTTGGTGGAGGTTGTGTCAATGACACCGTTGTACATCTTGTAAACAATAGATTGCCATTTGGTGGTGTAGGTAATTCAGGAATGGGTGCCTATCACGGAAAATTAAGTTTTGATATATTTTCACATAAAAAAGCAATTGTAAAGCGCGGCACATGGCTTGACTTACCAATTCGTTATGCACCATACAATGAAAAACTAAAAACAATCAGAAAGATTTTAAAACTAATTTAA